A window from Elusimicrobiota bacterium encodes these proteins:
- a CDS encoding sigma-70 family RNA polymerase sigma factor codes for MAESLDAVTLYFHGVKRLQDVSKEDVTELWRRAKKGDKKSKKRLVESNLRLVIPVAKKYFRSGVDFIDLIMEGNLGLMHAVDKFDPKRGFRFSTYASYWIEQSIRRAYDEQSKLIRIPPHALEALRRWLREWERLRVEHGRSPTIQEMGKKLSLSPRQIRSVVDAHEAARPVGSLDMPLDEDENLFIRDMVSDRPDQGPERIFSLLRDRSDVATALRGVSQRERSILEMRYGVTGKEPMTLEEVGKKMRISRERVRQLEERAMARLRRVSHRMGLR; via the coding sequence ATGGCGGAAAGTTTGGATGCGGTTACGCTCTACTTTCATGGGGTTAAGCGTCTTCAGGATGTGTCCAAAGAAGACGTGACTGAATTGTGGCGCCGAGCCAAAAAAGGCGATAAGAAATCCAAGAAACGGTTGGTCGAATCAAATTTACGATTGGTGATTCCTGTCGCCAAGAAATATTTTCGTTCCGGGGTTGATTTTATCGACCTCATTATGGAAGGGAATTTGGGTTTGATGCACGCGGTCGATAAATTTGATCCCAAACGAGGGTTTCGATTTTCGACCTACGCGTCGTATTGGATCGAGCAATCGATTCGTCGGGCTTACGATGAACAATCAAAATTGATTCGTATACCGCCCCACGCGCTGGAAGCCCTTCGTCGGTGGTTAAGAGAATGGGAGCGGTTGAGGGTTGAACACGGTCGGAGCCCGACCATTCAAGAAATGGGAAAAAAACTCTCACTTTCCCCGAGGCAAATTCGCAGCGTTGTGGACGCTCATGAAGCGGCCAGGCCTGTGGGGAGCCTGGATATGCCGTTGGATGAAGACGAAAACCTTTTTATTCGCGACATGGTGAGTGATCGGCCGGATCAGGGGCCGGAACGTATTTTTTCACTTCTCCGGGATCGGAGTGATGTGGCCACCGCCCTCAGGGGGGTCAGCCAACGGGAGAGATCTATTTTGGAAATGCGTTATGGTGTGACGGGAAAAGAGCCCATGACATTAGAAGAGGTGGGAAAAAAAATGCGAATCTCCCGGGAACGGGTTCGCCAATTGGAAGAACGCGCGATGGCGCGGCTGCGTCGCGTGAGTCACCGAATGGGGCTGCGGTGA
- a CDS encoding adenine phosphoribosyltransferase — protein sequence MDLRSLIRDIPDFPKKGIVFKDITPLLGDGPAFAHSIDLLAKVGERHRVDKVISIESRGFIFGSAVACRLGVGLVPVRKKGRLPYQTISARYALEYGEDTLQMHVDALRPNERVIVVDDVLATGGTAGAVARLVAEAGGLVMGAAFAIELNFLKGRERLSGFEVVSLIQYD from the coding sequence GTGGATTTGCGGTCTCTTATTCGAGACATTCCGGATTTCCCCAAGAAAGGAATTGTTTTTAAGGACATCACGCCTCTCCTGGGGGACGGACCGGCGTTTGCCCATTCGATTGATCTCTTGGCGAAGGTGGGAGAACGGCATCGTGTTGACAAAGTGATTTCCATTGAATCCCGAGGGTTTATCTTTGGATCGGCGGTGGCTTGTCGATTGGGTGTTGGGCTGGTTCCTGTCCGAAAAAAAGGACGACTGCCCTATCAGACGATTTCCGCCCGTTACGCGTTGGAATACGGGGAAGACACGTTGCAAATGCATGTGGACGCTCTTCGCCCAAACGAACGCGTCATTGTTGTTGACGATGTGTTGGCCACAGGGGGAACCGCAGGGGCGGTAGCGCGGCTGGTGGCCGAAGCGGGCGGCCTCGTGATGGGAGCGGCCTTTGCGATCGAGCTGAATTTCTTAAAGGGACGTGAACGGTTGAGTGGATTTGAGGTGGTGTCTCTCATTCAATACGATTGA
- a CDS encoding tetratricopeptide repeat protein — protein sequence MSSNIFSLPGRAHVPVTKGEKVAQWIVTHRAQLGLALVTLILAGGLAGLIVVNRKKLQEGGILQLAKARYQASQGAMKEALGAIDEVINTQRTNAVGMQAYILKGDILFSDRKFEEAAKNYRAGFGQASLPAYKVLMLAGQASSAVELQQYKEAIGFYDQLVRDYPDHFLVPRAYMELGRLHSALQQWAEAKVSYERLLTLYSKSPWAVEAEVNLAAVAAKLPSERPVPEPIK from the coding sequence ATGTCATCAAATATTTTCTCATTGCCGGGCCGTGCTCACGTGCCGGTGACCAAAGGCGAAAAAGTGGCGCAGTGGATCGTGACGCATCGGGCCCAATTGGGCTTGGCTCTCGTTACGCTCATTTTGGCGGGGGGCCTCGCGGGCCTCATTGTGGTGAATCGAAAAAAGCTTCAGGAAGGGGGAATCCTTCAGCTGGCGAAGGCCCGTTATCAGGCCTCCCAGGGGGCAATGAAAGAGGCTTTGGGGGCCATTGACGAAGTCATCAATACCCAACGAACGAACGCCGTGGGGATGCAGGCCTATATTTTAAAAGGGGACATTTTGTTCAGCGACCGAAAGTTCGAAGAGGCCGCAAAAAATTATCGCGCAGGATTTGGTCAAGCGTCGCTCCCCGCTTACAAGGTGTTGATGTTGGCCGGACAGGCTTCTTCTGCTGTGGAACTTCAGCAGTACAAGGAAGCCATTGGGTTTTATGACCAATTGGTTCGGGACTACCCGGATCATTTCCTTGTCCCCCGGGCGTATATGGAGCTCGGTCGATTGCATTCCGCTCTTCAGCAATGGGCGGAGGCGAAAGTCTCTTACGAAAGGCTCCTCACTCTTTACTCCAAGTCCCCTTGGGCGGTTGAGGCTGAAGTGAATCTCGCG